One region of Erythrobacter insulae genomic DNA includes:
- a CDS encoding AAA family ATPase, whose protein sequence is MTDQQRFDGTSDYIATDDLKVAVNAAVTLRRPLLVKGEPGTGKTVLAHEISKALGAPMIEWNIKSTTKAQQGLYEYDAVARLRDGQLGEERVHDIRNYIKKGKLWEAFTSPELPVLLIDEIDKADIEFPNDLLQELDRMSFDVYETQERIEAKERPIVVITSNNEKELPDAFLRRCFFHYIKFPDRETMQSIIDVHYPGIQKTLVKKAMDIFYELREVPGLKKKPSTSELLDWLKLLMNEDMPLETLQDSNPNNAIPPLHGALLKNEQDVMMFERLAFMARRNPT, encoded by the coding sequence ATGACCGACCAGCAACGCTTTGACGGAACCAGCGACTATATCGCGACGGATGATCTGAAAGTTGCGGTCAACGCCGCCGTTACCCTGCGCCGGCCTCTGTTGGTCAAGGGTGAACCCGGCACCGGCAAAACGGTGTTGGCTCACGAGATCTCAAAAGCGCTTGGCGCGCCGATGATCGAATGGAACATCAAATCAACGACCAAAGCGCAGCAAGGCTTGTATGAATATGACGCGGTTGCCCGCCTGCGCGACGGCCAGCTCGGTGAAGAGCGCGTCCACGACATTCGTAACTACATCAAAAAGGGCAAACTTTGGGAGGCGTTTACCTCGCCCGAATTGCCAGTCTTGCTGATCGACGAGATCGACAAGGCCGACATCGAATTTCCGAACGATTTGCTGCAAGAACTCGATCGGATGAGCTTCGATGTCTACGAAACGCAGGAGCGGATCGAAGCCAAAGAGCGTCCGATTGTGGTCATTACCTCGAACAACGAAAAAGAACTGCCTGACGCGTTTCTGCGCCGCTGTTTTTTCCATTACATCAAATTTCCCGACCGTGAGACGATGCAATCAATCATCGACGTGCACTATCCCGGCATCCAGAAGACACTCGTGAAGAAAGCCATGGATATTTTCTATGAGCTGCGCGAAGTGCCTGGATTGAAAAAGAAACCATCGACCAGCGAACTGCTCGATTGGCTTAAACTCCTCATGAACGAGGATATGCCGCTGGAAACATTGCAGGATTCGAACCCGAACAATGCCATTCCGCCGCTTCATGGTGCGTTGCTTAAAAACGAGCAAGACGTGATGATGTTTGAACGGCTTGCGTTTATGGCGCGCCGCAATCCGACCTGA
- a CDS encoding GFA family protein has protein sequence MTHVGGCLCGAVRFTINAEPQGARYCWCRDCQRIASGMATANVLFDAESVSYKGDMTTMQLVADSGNTVERGFCKSCGSQMYSKTVVGPVQPMRVRAGTLDDPEICAPSYIIWGSRAPTWAPFPTDMPVYEAGPGSSRIA, from the coding sequence GTGACGCATGTAGGCGGATGCTTGTGCGGAGCAGTGCGGTTCACGATAAATGCTGAGCCTCAAGGGGCGCGGTACTGCTGGTGCCGTGATTGCCAACGCATCGCTAGCGGTATGGCGACGGCAAACGTGCTGTTTGATGCAGAGTCAGTCTCTTACAAGGGTGACATGACAACAATGCAGCTCGTCGCAGATAGCGGGAACACTGTCGAAAGAGGGTTCTGCAAGAGCTGCGGATCGCAAATGTATAGCAAGACGGTGGTCGGCCCCGTTCAGCCAATGCGAGTGCGCGCAGGTACGCTGGATGATCCGGAGATCTGTGCACCAAGCTATATCATTTGGGGCAGCCGGGCACCGACTTGGGCGCCCTTCCCAACCGATATGCCGGTCTATGAAGCCGGTCCCGGATCAAGCCGGATCGCTTAG
- a CDS encoding methyl-accepting chemotaxis protein translates to MKPITIDTANASALDKIPESCGAVTVGCTDVAGVVEKVIQSSKSLREEHEALRGTVAALEADQAKVSEASDEARLLSERAIERLGEGTALIRSSLGQINGLLELVDTLGQHVTSFSAAMEQVRRSAQDIDDIAETTNILALNATIEAMRAGEAGRTFAVVASEVKSLANDTRKATEEISQTVEALGAEASEVIGRIEAGSQASSDAKASVSRIENTIFSVGELVEEVDKQNDVIARSTGTISGHVNAVQNVLTSFDVAARTNENQLEGAQRKMDELELTASEMFDSIVQAGLSPEDSSMVQKAQEMLAGIVERAEQAISEAEITEAAFFDRDYVEVAGTNPPLYRTTLSNWADRNWQAMLDEATSSNPQVIAAACTDINGFLPTHLSDKSRAPTGDLSHDTAYCRNGRILLEGCDIAAKKSDAPYMMAVYRQEGDGERYIVVRNVYIPLFINGRRWGDFEIAYSFD, encoded by the coding sequence ATGAAGCCTATTACCATCGATACTGCGAACGCCTCTGCGCTCGATAAAATTCCAGAGAGCTGCGGCGCAGTCACGGTCGGTTGTACCGATGTTGCAGGGGTGGTCGAAAAGGTCATTCAATCGTCGAAATCCCTTCGTGAAGAGCATGAAGCCCTGCGCGGAACAGTCGCTGCGCTTGAAGCCGATCAAGCCAAAGTCTCCGAAGCAAGCGATGAAGCCCGCCTTTTGTCCGAGCGCGCGATAGAGCGACTGGGCGAGGGCACGGCTTTGATCCGGTCTTCGTTGGGGCAGATAAATGGCCTTTTGGAATTGGTGGATACACTGGGTCAGCACGTCACGAGCTTCTCTGCGGCGATGGAGCAAGTTCGCCGCAGTGCACAAGACATTGATGATATTGCCGAAACCACGAATATTCTGGCGTTGAACGCCACCATTGAAGCCATGCGGGCAGGTGAAGCCGGACGAACGTTTGCAGTTGTGGCAAGCGAGGTCAAAAGCCTTGCGAATGATACGCGCAAGGCAACAGAGGAAATCTCCCAGACGGTCGAGGCTCTTGGTGCCGAGGCAAGCGAGGTTATCGGGCGCATCGAAGCCGGTTCGCAAGCCAGCAGCGACGCCAAAGCCTCTGTTTCACGCATTGAAAACACCATTTTCAGCGTCGGCGAACTGGTGGAAGAAGTTGATAAACAAAACGACGTCATCGCACGATCAACCGGCACAATCAGCGGCCATGTTAACGCGGTGCAGAATGTTTTGACCAGTTTCGACGTGGCAGCTCGTACAAACGAGAACCAGCTCGAAGGCGCTCAACGTAAAATGGATGAGCTTGAGCTCACCGCAAGCGAGATGTTCGACAGCATCGTTCAAGCGGGTCTATCGCCTGAAGACAGTTCGATGGTTCAAAAGGCGCAAGAGATGCTTGCCGGAATTGTCGAGCGCGCCGAACAAGCCATCTCTGAAGCAGAGATCACAGAAGCGGCGTTTTTTGACCGGGACTATGTCGAGGTTGCTGGCACCAACCCGCCGCTATATCGTACAACATTGTCCAATTGGGCTGATCGCAATTGGCAGGCGATGCTTGATGAAGCCACCTCCAGCAATCCTCAGGTTATTGCAGCCGCCTGCACGGATATAAACGGGTTCCTGCCCACTCATCTCAGCGATAAATCCCGCGCACCAACCGGAGATCTGTCGCACGACACGGCATATTGCCGCAATGGCCGCATCCTCCTTGAAGGGTGCGACATTGCTGCAAAGAAAAGCGACGCGCCATACATGATGGCGGTCTACCGTCAGGAAGGCGACGGCGAACGTTACATTGTTGTCCGCAACGTATACATTCCGCTGTTTATCAACGGCCGCCGCTGGGGCGATTTTGAGATCGCTTACAGCTTCGATTAA
- a CDS encoding vWA domain-containing protein, producing MFFNFMDELREAGIGASFKEHLTLLEALEKDVIEQTPEAFYYLSRATFVKDEGMLDRFDQVFHKVFKGIMSDYGQNPVEIPEDWLKNIAEKFLTEEEMAEIEKLGDWDDIMETLKKRLEEQEKRHEGGNKWIGTGGTSPFGNSGYNPEGVRIGGESKHKRAIKVWEKREFKNLDSTKELGTRNIKMALRRLRRFAREGAQDQLDLDATIEGTAKQGWLDIHMRAERRNAVKLLLFLDVGGSMDPFIKLCEELFSAANAEFKNLEFFYFHNCLYEGVWKDNKRRWQERTKVWDVLHKYGHDYKVIFVGDAAMSPYEITHPGGSVEHMNEEAGAVWMQRVTNTYPATVWLNPVPEKQWGYSQSTKMMKELVNDRMYPLTLEGLEKATRELSRKQGH from the coding sequence ATGTTTTTCAACTTTATGGATGAACTGCGCGAAGCAGGTATCGGCGCGAGCTTCAAAGAGCATCTCACTCTGCTTGAAGCGCTCGAAAAGGATGTGATCGAGCAAACGCCCGAGGCATTTTACTATTTAAGCCGTGCGACCTTTGTGAAAGACGAAGGAATGCTGGATCGGTTCGATCAGGTTTTCCATAAAGTATTCAAAGGCATAATGTCGGATTATGGCCAGAACCCGGTCGAAATTCCCGAAGACTGGCTGAAAAACATCGCCGAGAAATTCCTCACCGAAGAGGAAATGGCCGAGATCGAAAAACTTGGCGATTGGGATGACATTATGGAGACGCTCAAGAAGCGGCTCGAAGAGCAGGAAAAGCGGCACGAAGGCGGCAATAAGTGGATCGGCACGGGCGGCACGTCACCTTTCGGAAATTCGGGCTACAATCCCGAAGGCGTACGCATCGGCGGCGAAAGCAAACATAAACGCGCGATCAAGGTGTGGGAAAAACGGGAGTTCAAAAACCTCGATAGCACCAAAGAACTGGGCACTCGCAACATCAAAATGGCGCTGCGACGTCTGCGCAGGTTTGCGCGTGAGGGCGCGCAGGACCAGCTTGATCTGGACGCGACAATTGAGGGCACGGCCAAGCAAGGCTGGCTTGATATACACATGCGGGCAGAGCGGCGTAATGCAGTGAAATTGCTGTTGTTTCTTGATGTTGGCGGCTCCATGGACCCGTTCATCAAGCTATGCGAAGAGCTGTTCAGCGCAGCGAATGCAGAGTTCAAAAATCTCGAATTCTTTTACTTCCACAACTGCCTGTACGAAGGGGTTTGGAAGGATAACAAACGCCGCTGGCAAGAGCGCACCAAGGTGTGGGATGTGCTGCACAAATACGGCCATGATTACAAAGTGATCTTTGTCGGCGATGCCGCGATGAGCCCCTATGAAATCACCCATCCGGGCGGCTCAGTCGAACACATGAACGAAGAGGCCGGCGCGGTCTGGATGCAGCGTGTGACAAACACGTACCCCGCGACCGTCTGGCTAAACCCCGTGCCGGAAAAACAATGGGGTTATTCGCAATCGACCAAGATGATGAAAGAGCTGGTCAATGACCGGATGTATCCGTTGACGCTGGAGGGGCTGGAAAAAGCCACACGCGAACTCAGCCGGAAACAAGGGCACTAA
- a CDS encoding exo-beta-N-acetylmuramidase NamZ family protein: MKFGIDRLLADPQLLNELKDKRVALVAHPASVTEDLTHSLDALIAKGVNVSSAFGPQHGLKGDKQDNMVETADEMDPQYGIPIFSLYGEVRRPTGQMMSSADVFLFDLQDLGCRIYTFVTTLLYLLEEAAKSGKEVWVLDRPNPAGRPVEGTLLVPGNESFVGAAPMPMRHGLTLGEMGHWFLSHFDLDVKYRVVAMEGWEPDGDGHGWPTSRVWINPSPNAASVNMARAYAGTVMIEGANVSEGRGTTRPLEVLFGAPDLDAKAILAEMRKLAPEWMQGCALRDCWFEPTFHKHAGQLCNALMIHAEGPHYDHGAFKPWRLQALAFKAIQRLYPSYELWRAADFKYEYTKDVLAIDVINGGPGLREWVDNPNSAPDDLDALASHDEAAWVQMVREHLLY, from the coding sequence ATGAAATTTGGAATCGACCGCCTTTTGGCAGACCCGCAATTGCTCAATGAGCTGAAAGACAAACGCGTTGCTCTTGTGGCGCATCCGGCAAGCGTGACCGAAGACCTTACGCACAGTCTTGATGCTTTGATTGCCAAGGGTGTGAATGTGTCGAGCGCCTTTGGCCCGCAACACGGGCTTAAAGGCGACAAGCAAGATAACATGGTCGAAACAGCCGATGAGATGGATCCGCAATACGGCATCCCGATCTTCTCGCTATATGGCGAGGTCCGCCGCCCGACCGGCCAAATGATGTCGAGCGCGGACGTGTTCCTGTTTGACCTTCAGGATCTTGGCTGCCGCATCTACACGTTTGTCACGACGCTGCTTTATCTTTTGGAAGAAGCGGCGAAGAGCGGCAAAGAGGTGTGGGTTCTTGACCGGCCCAATCCGGCGGGGCGGCCTGTCGAAGGCACGCTGCTTGTTCCCGGGAACGAAAGTTTTGTCGGTGCGGCTCCGATGCCCATGCGTCATGGGTTGACGCTTGGCGAGATGGGGCACTGGTTCCTTTCCCACTTCGATCTTGATGTGAAGTACCGTGTGGTCGCGATGGAAGGCTGGGAGCCTGATGGCGATGGGCATGGCTGGCCGACATCACGGGTGTGGATCAATCCATCACCTAACGCAGCCAGTGTGAACATGGCCCGCGCCTATGCGGGGACAGTTATGATCGAGGGCGCCAATGTGAGCGAGGGCAGGGGGACAACGCGCCCTCTGGAGGTGTTGTTCGGTGCACCCGATCTGGATGCGAAGGCGATTCTGGCGGAAATGCGAAAGCTGGCTCCGGAGTGGATGCAAGGCTGCGCGTTGCGTGATTGCTGGTTTGAGCCAACTTTCCACAAACATGCAGGACAGCTCTGTAATGCCCTGATGATCCACGCAGAAGGTCCGCATTATGATCACGGTGCGTTCAAACCTTGGCGGCTACAGGCGCTTGCTTTCAAAGCGATCCAGCGGCTCTATCCATCTTATGAATTGTGGCGCGCGGCTGACTTTAAATACGAATACACCAAAGATGTTCTGGCGATTGATGTGATCAATGGCGGGCCTGGCCTACGCGAATGGGTCGACAATCCGAATTCGGCGCCAGATGATCTGGACGCGCTGGCATCGCATGATGAAGCCGCCTGGGTGCAAATGGTGCGGGAACACCTGCTTTATTAG
- a CDS encoding TspO/MBR family protein: MDWTVAIIAALWAIILGGAGGALTEIGEWYRNLNKPSWQPPDWLFGPAWTVILGLSGWSFYEAMTNAATIADTYFIGGLFLANFLAHLAWSPLFFKIKRPDWALFENAFLWASVLSLCVFLPQYSALAGWLNLPYIAWVSFAVLLNWKIVQLNGPFGAKTAS; the protein is encoded by the coding sequence ATGGACTGGACTGTTGCAATCATCGCCGCCCTTTGGGCCATTATCCTTGGCGGAGCGGGCGGCGCGCTAACCGAGATTGGCGAATGGTACCGAAATCTGAACAAACCCAGTTGGCAGCCGCCTGATTGGCTATTCGGCCCGGCCTGGACGGTTATCCTCGGCCTGTCTGGCTGGAGCTTTTATGAGGCAATGACAAATGCCGCGACGATTGCCGATACGTACTTTATCGGCGGATTGTTTCTCGCAAACTTCTTGGCCCATCTTGCCTGGTCACCGTTGTTTTTTAAGATCAAACGGCCAGACTGGGCGTTGTTTGAAAACGCATTCCTGTGGGCTTCTGTGCTCTCGCTCTGTGTCTTTTTGCCGCAATATTCCGCGCTCGCAGGCTGGCTGAACCTTCCTTACATCGCATGGGTCAGCTTTGCGGTTTTGCTCAATTGGAAAATTGTCCAATTGAACGGTCCGTTCGGCGCGAAAACGGCGTCCTAA
- a CDS encoding DOMON domain-containing protein — translation MQPLMLHRTCDLGPIRAVTASVTATDAGCDAEFRLDGTIGRINLPQHTTATRMDDLWKTTCFEIFWQPIGGTYYREFNLSPSSRWACYDFDSFREGMRDAPVDAISIACSHNDSGLVLKASIASDLPAPAQVALNAIVEHPDGGMQFWALAFGPGKPEFHSEACRQMIVER, via the coding sequence ATGCAACCTCTTATGCTTCATCGGACCTGTGATCTGGGGCCCATCCGCGCTGTGACAGCGTCTGTAACCGCCACTGATGCAGGCTGTGATGCAGAATTCCGGCTCGACGGGACTATTGGCCGGATCAACCTGCCACAGCATACCACTGCGACGCGCATGGATGATCTGTGGAAGACCACCTGTTTCGAGATTTTCTGGCAGCCGATTGGCGGCACTTATTACCGCGAATTCAATCTCTCTCCGTCAAGCCGCTGGGCCTGTTATGACTTCGATTCGTTTCGCGAAGGCATGCGCGATGCGCCTGTTGATGCGATTTCGATTGCATGTTCACACAATGATAGCGGCCTCGTTCTGAAAGCCAGTATCGCGAGTGATCTGCCTGCGCCAGCGCAGGTCGCGCTTAACGCGATCGTCGAACACCCCGATGGCGGTATGCAATTCTGGGCCTTGGCATTTGGTCCGGGAAAACCTGAATTTCACAGCGAAGCCTGCCGTCAAATGATCGTCGAACGTTAA